The genomic DNA tgCTGAATTTTGGggtcctttaggtgtgaggttagattgtgtatttgggatctttcttgtttcttgagataggcctgagctgcaatgtattttcctcttaggactgcctttgctgcatttcaaagggtttggactgtcgtgttttcactttcatttgcatccatgtattttttaatttcttctttaatttcctgattaacccatttattctttagtagaatgttctttaacctccatgtatttgggatctttccaaatttttccttgtggttgatttcaagttacatagcgttgtgatctgaaaatatgcatggtatgatctcagtctttgtGTACttgggctgttttgtgaccagtatgtgatctatttggagaatgttccatgtccactcaagaatatgtattctgctgctttaggatgaaaagttttgaatatatctgttaagtccatctggcccaatgTGTTATTCAGAACCAttgcttccttattgattttctacctagataatctgtccattgttgtaagtataATTACATTATCagtaagtttgcttatgtttgtgattaattgatttatatatttgggttctttcatgtTGGGGCATATTTAtgattgttagctcttcttgatggatagatgctttaatgatataatgcccttctttatctcttgttattgtcttggttttaaaatctagtttgtctgatgtaagtatggctactatggctttcttttgacatccattagcatgataggtggttctccatcccctccctttcaacctgcaggtgtcctgaggtctaaaatgagtctcttgtaggcagcatatagatggatcttgtttttttatccattctgataccctgtgtcttttgattgaggcatttagtccatttactttcagagtgattattgaaagatatgaatttagtgccattgtgttatctgtaggttttgttTGTGGTGATGTTTCTGAtcttttgtagtctttgctgctttccattcagagagtccccttacgatctcttgcagggctggtttagtggtcatgaattgctttagtttttgtcttaatctctccttctattctgaatgacagccttgctggataaaggattcttggctgcatgtttttcctattcagcatattgaatatttcctgccactcctttctggcctgccaagttccaGTGGAAAGATATGCTATTACCCTTACAGGTTAAGgaccatttgtccctagctgctttcagaattctctatctttgtattttgccagtttcactatgatacgttGTGGtgttgatctgtttttgttgattttgaagggagtactctgtgtctcttggacttgaatgcctgcttcctttcccagattagggaagttctcagctataatttgttcaaataaaccttctgcccctttctcttgctcttcctcttctggaacttCTATGATACAGATACGGTTTCATTTCATgtaatcacttagttctctaatttccccccttttgatccagtaatttcctttccctctttttttcacttcatcatttcccataattttatcttctatttcacctattctctgttctgcttcttccatccttgctgtcactgtgtctagtttattttgcacctcaatTATAGTACTTTCATCGTGACTGTTCtcaggtctttgatctctgcagagTTTCTCTGCTGTCTCCTATACTTTTTCAAggccagctattagtcttatgacttttaatctaaattctttttcagatatattgtttatatctgtctTGAGAGCaattctctgtgatttttttccagaattttcttttggggaggattcttccattttgtcatcttGGCTAAGTTTCtggcttttgtgtattttaaaagcttgttatgtgacttgcacctgagagtactattttaaaaagggatCATACCCTATCCAGGACCtgacacttcaggaagtgtttttggtgcATGCACTCTGTTGTCGTGTATTTGGCTGCTCTATTCCACTGgacagtcctctgcagagttcctcCCTGCTtgtagtggtggagtgtttggaccttcagCCAGATGTGCTTTGTCTGTTTAACCCTGGAAAAAGAAaacgaggcggggggggggggggtggagcctgatcccacagaaagagaaaattgagagaaaagaccagagaaaacTACAAAGCTaagttcagagaaagagaaaggaaaaaaagcaggtcCCCCCTCCACTGGGGGCTCTGCTGCTCTCTGAAGCCCCACTGTGTTGGTGACGGGgaaaaaatggcaacaccccaaTTTCTCCTCCCCAGATCGAGTGTCTCAAACCACACTGTTCATGCAGCCCTCTGAGAGTAGCTGGGGGGGTCAGCTTGCCCTGCTCCAGTCTCTCGTGCCTCCTAGGcactcagctgggattcaaaaccccaTGTCTTAAGGGGCCCTGCACTTTGTAGACCCTGTTCTGGTGTAGTGCCACCCTGCCCTGCTGATAAAAGGTCTTTGGCTGGTACCTACAGGAACTCTTGTCCTTCGataggcaataaaccctcttcccacaATACTCAAGGAAGGGGGCTGTTCTCTTCCAGTGTACCCCTGAGATCATTACACTGCGCTATGCATTCTGggctggctccctcctccccaggagcacAGCCATGTTTCCAGCTCCATTTGGAGACAGGAGAAAGTCATGCATTTTTGTACCTTTGAGTTTCAGCTCAAGGCTAgatcctgccaagctgtctccctccacctgaGGAGATCTTTCTGCCACTCCGCAGATCGAATTCCTGGGTGTttcaagtgatctgacctcaatactgctgtgtttgagggttGAGGAAAATCCTGGTCCCCCTACTTATCTGCCATCTTAAACCAATACTTACCATTTTAATCGTATAGTCTGCATGACTGTAAATGGGATAAATATAAATGACTGCTATCTTTTTTGGAATAAGGtggtgtttttatatatatatttttactaaagtgtatttatttttgagagagagaggaaggagagagagagagagagagagagagagagaatatatgggtgggggaggggcagagagagaggagacaagagaatcctaagcaggctcttagttctcagcacagagcctgacttggggctcaaactcacaaaccatgagaacataacctgagccaaagtcaagagttggggcACTTAGTCAACTGAATGTCCCTATataatcatttttacttttgccaAATTTGAATCATATAGACCATATTCCTTTATATTAGAAGGCTGCATCAAATctctagatttttgtttttgttttacatttatttatttttgagagacacagcaggagcaggagagggtcagagagagagggagacacagaacctgaagcagtctccaggctctgagctgtgagatcatgagaacatgatctgagccaaagttgggcgcttaaccaactgagccacccaggtgcccctcaaatctctaaatcttcaaattattttcaaattaggtGGAAAATGATATTATACCTTCATTTGTCATCTGGAATTACAGTATTTATCAATTTGTATCATTTTGTGAATTgcatattcatgtcttttgcccattttcttatttgcaaaaGACTAACACAATAGCCATTTACCATAACTATTACAAATGTCTTCCTGATTTAATGTTTTTGATATGCAAAAAATACTTACATGGatgaattttctttaattctctccACATTTAGGTAAGCTTTTGCACCCTGcgatcagtaaatatttgcctaccctcctccccatccccagcccccTTTTATTTtacccatgtttttaaaaaagcctttgaGCCAGGAGTATTCTCTTGGGCACTCACTCAGCAGACAGGACTTTGATGACATAACATGAAGGCTTATTTTATGAGAATGAGTGGATCCTTCTTAACATGGCTTATGATCTGGAATCCTCAATCACACACTGTGTTTCCTgccaaaatatacatttatgttttcttcattcagtCACCTAACAGCTGTCCCCTATTTTCTTAGGTGTCCAAGAACACTGATGGCAAACTTTAAGGGCCATGCTCTCCCAGGGAGTTTTTTCTTGATAGTTGGACTGTGGTGGTCAGTGAAGTATCCACTGATATACTTCCACCAAAAGGGGAAAAGCAGCCAACTGACTCATTACCATCAGCGCCTTGAGATCATTGAAGCCGCAATCCGAACTTTGTTTTCAGTCATTGGTAAGAAGGGGCTTATCTGGTCCAGGGGTCTCCCCATCACATGCAGAACTTGAACCCATTTTCTGGTCCCTGTGAAATGGATGTTTCCACCAGCAGATAATAAACAGGGATATTCAGTCggccagtaaatattttatagtatctGTTGTGCACTGAGCTTTGTAATGTTAACAGTTAATAGCACCTTACATCGTAGTGCACCATGAAACACTGCCAAATAAACTACATTCTTTGCCCTAGAAGGACACAGGTATAAGATGTAGGAACAGAAGATACACTTTATGAAAAAggtaaaacacaaataaaaaaatagaacaaattagAGTGAGCTCATGTACATGAGTTATAAGAAAGTACTAAATGGAgtttagttttagaaaaaaacCATCTTTTTTCCAGTTGTCCACTAGAATCTCAAGAGTAGTTACCACCCACTTCCTTGGCATATCCTCCAACCCCAAATCTCAAGCAATTACAAAGACGGGAACTTGATGTTGGACGGCTAATAAGAGAGGCAGTGGAAGAGACCCCCAAAAAAAGCCAACAGAGGGCTGTCTGAAAGGGATTTTCCCTTACTGTGTCCCATTCCAACAAAATTTCACGTCCTTCCACCGTGACTGGTCATCCATTCCACTCCACTAATGGCCACATGAAAAAGGGCCAGCCGTGCCAATAGTAGAAAGTGTTCTTCCTCAGGATCCGCTCTGAGTAACGTGAGTAATGAGGGATCTTATTCTGCACTTGCATTTTGCCACGAATCACTTTGGCTGTCTCTCAGAAGGAACGGAAGCAACACCAGCAGCTTCTCTTGGAGGGAGCAAAGGTGCTTAGCTTGGTTTGCCTGGTCTAGCTGAATTTTCCCATTCACCATCCAGGCATCTCATCTTTCTGGAGTTGAGAAGTGACAGGAACTATATGGCTTAAATGCTAAGGACAGCATCAACTTTGCCTAGAAAATAGAGCCAGAAAAATATTTGGCCTCTTTGCTGGGTGAAAATTAATAGTCACTCAACGTCTCCTGAGCTCCTACCATGTGCAGGAACTCACTGCTCCAGGTTTTAAGGCTACAAGGGGGAACCAAACAGTCCCTGCTGCCACAGGACTTCCATTCTAGTGTCAGTGGACCTCCCTTCTCCCAGCTTGTTTACACCAATTCCTTGCTCCTTCATGCATAAATTCAGGAAGGGGCtgggtttaaaacaaaacaaagtttggAGAACAGGGTTCAGAATGTCGCCGTGGAGGATTATTCGAGGCCCCAAGAACGTTATGGGCACCAGGAATAAAGGCCAATCTTTTGCTTTCCTaaacaaaagacagagaagggaCAAGAACTGAGAGCTACCCCATCTCAAAGGCTTACGTCTCCTGACACCGCAGTGAAGGGGCCCTCACCTGCTTCTCCCAGTGTTTAGGGCACAGAGACTGAAAGCTAGGGGAAGGTGCTCACTCTGTGCTCAGGAAAACCATGCACTTGAAGTCagccctcacagacacacctggCAGCTGCTTCTCCCCCTTAGGCGTGCACAGGTACCTTTATCACCAGCGTGTCTCTGCTCAGATTCCATTATTTGCCACCTACTTGTTCCTTTCCGCGACTTCTTTCATTGCTCACTGAGCCCCGAGATGAACGTACCAGCCACATTCCCACATAAGTGATGATGCCTTGCCTTCATCTCAGCCACTGGACAAATATCCTGGGGACCTGTGTGGCTGTTTCTATTGCTTCCTtgctctgcacccccaccccaaagaaacaacaaaggcAAGAGGTCTACACAGGCTCCTCAGCAAATGCCTTCTTTTATACTCAAGTAGCTGCATCTGAGAGAGCAAAGTAGGCTTTCACCCGCATCCCGCATCTCGCATCTCGCATCTCGCATCTCGACTTCATTCATGACTTGGGGGCATTTGTTTCCCATCTGCCCCGGAGCTACACTTCCCTCCTTAATTTCCACTCTCACTTCCCTGCAGGGATCCTGGCAGAGCAGTTTGTTCCAGATGGGCCCTACTTCCACCTGTACCATGAAAACCAGTGGGTGAAGTTGATGAACTGGCAGCACAGCACCATGTATCTGTTCTTTGCAGTCTCGGGAATCGTGGACATGCTCACCTATCTCATCGCCCACGTTCCCCTGGGGGTGGACAGATTGGTTATGGCTATGGCAGTATTCACTGAAGGTAACTTAGGGgtaaggatggaaaaaaataacaaagtaagaGACAGACAAATTGCATTTGTAACAGACCAGAATATAAAGACCAGAAGTACTGCAAAGATAATAACCTTCCCCAGAAAATCCAAATCTCTGAATTTCAAAAACCTGCATGGGACTtggcctctccctgctccctcccccatcaCACTCATGTACCTGAGTGCACATGCACACTGAAACACACAAGAACTCTCCAAAACGTGGATGGATGCTACCCATGCCAGAGAACTCCCTCTGTCCGGCGGAGGAGACACTgcactccaccccccacccaggagTGTTCTTGCCTGGACTCCATTGCAAACCTCAGGAGACCCACCCAGCAGCTAGGACAGATCTCCCAATATAACTCATATTAACCAGAGTAATGAGAAGGCACTTTGTAATCCAACAACCTCACTTCTGAACCCCAGGAAGAGACGAAGAAAGGTTGAATCAGGGCAAAACTGAATTTcaagtacacatacacacacgattTGTCACGAATCAGCAACGTGTTTCACCTACACATCCTGTATTGAAGCTACCACGGATTAAGAGATTTTAAGACACATCCTTTGCAACTTATATCCActtcatacacaaaataaatctaATCTGCGTCTGTTGCCCCACGTCACATAAACTGACTTTGTAACTGCTGAAAAATCTCGCTTTGAGACAGGTGTAAGAGGGCATTCTAGCAATGGAGTAGAAACCAGCAAATCTCTGATGGCTGAAATGGCTTTGTGCAGGTTTTCTCTTCTACTACCATGTCCATAACCGACCACCCTTGGACCAGCACATCCACTCACTCCTGCTGTGTGCACTGTTTGGAGGGACTTTCAGCATCTTCTTAGAGGTGATCCTCCGGGACAACATTGTGCTGCAACTTTTCCGAACCACTCTTGTTAttcttcagggcacctggttcTGGCAGGTAATTTTTCAAAACAGTGCGCTTCACATTGTGTGGATTCAGGGAGCCCCACTGAGTTTGTCAAGAGAAGTCATGTAGGGGCAGCACTGACATGCCATGTGAATGGGTTGAGATGGCCACTGGTCTCCCCATGTCCGCCCCATGATTTAATTTTACCCATTAATATCTTGCTCACGGATTGACAAGCAGAATCCACGGAGCATAAAGAGCATATTAAGAAATTCCCCATCTGCCCTCCCCAGTGGAGGTGCTGACCCCATTCACAGGGCTCCACATGCAGTACTTTCAGGGGTCATTTCTATAGTTTGTTACAAGCTCCACTTGCTAAACTGCTGACTTGCAATGTGGGCCCTGATATTTCGTTTTAATAAGCCCATACTAAAACCAGAATTGACTCAGGTCATTTCTCCTGTGCAAAAAGGCCTTTTCTATGCTAATGGAGGTATGAGAAATAGGAGGTAATGGGAATGCATGGAAACTTGGGTAGCACGGGAAGGACGTAAGCTTGTGCCTCTCAGAACCAACTAAGGCCGACTTCTCTGTACTACCCACCAGATTGGGTTTGTGCTGTTCCCACCGTTTGGAGCACCCGAATGGGACCAGAAAGATGAAGCAAACATCATGTTCATCACCATGTGTTTCTGCTGGCACTACATGGCTGCCCTCTGCATTGTGGCCATCAACTACTCTCTCGTTTACTGGTAAGTCCAAAGGAAGACAACTTTTGTCTAGCTTTTTTCTCCTAACCCCTTGTCCCCAAAATCTACTGcactgcatttttatttccagtgGCCCACATTTCATAACTAACCAATGCTAACTTCCACCACTTCATGAGTGCCAAATACTTGCCAAGTTCTGTGCAAGGTAGTCTACACCTGCAAATGGGCGAGATATTGAAAGGCTGAAGGGCTGTCTGGTCGTAGTAACCTCACAGACTCAGGTTTCAAAGGCAGTTCTGACAGACTGGAAGGCTATCGGGTGAAAGGAAAACCTCTGAATTAGGCATTGGTACTGGACTGCAGACCCTTGTTCCTGGAtctgccccacctcctccccagagaTGTGACAATCAGACACGATGCCATGACAGCAAGTACCCTTTTGAGGGCTGTTCAGAGGTTACTGGGATAGCTGATCATTCCTGTGCACTCACTCTCCCAGGCACTGTGGGAAGCACAAGTCTATTACGCCACTGCATCCTCATTATTTTATGAGGTATACACGGtaacattttacagatggggaaaccaaggcttgAAAGACTGAGTAACTTGATCGAGGTCACCCTATGAGTCAATGGCAGACCGTCCTGAACTGCAGAGCAAGCGACTTTTAGGATATGCTATTATTAGTTCTATCATTGTAGCTGCCCCTCTAGTTTCTGATTTACCTACCCAAAGCAGATATACATCACATACACAGTTCCACGCAGACCAAACTGAAGAGAAGGTCACAGTTTCCTTTAGTTCTACTGCCTGGTCGGTGAAACATACACTGGGAGGCAGGAGACCTAGGTTTAGACTGTTATGACATtaactattaaatattattaatcatGAGTCCCTTTATCTACCAGTGAACACTGCCTAAGAAGTGAGATATGCAGACAACCACAGCATCTGGTGGACTTACAAAGAAAATGCGCTAAGAACCAGTAGATAACTTTAACATCCTTGGTTGAGAGAATAAGGGAATTCGGGGGGCTAATTTCATGGTTTCTTATTGTTGCTCTATTATAGCCATTTGACTCGGTTAAAGAGGTGCGGAGGAGAAATCATTGGGATTcagaagctgaagtcagatcacACTTACCAGACGGCCCTCCTGACTGGCTCAGATGAAGAGTGAGGAGGCTACCCGTGATCAGTGCGGGGTGGACACGTCCCTTTGAGCACAAACAGCTAGAGTGTGCAAAGGTGTAGCTTGTCTCCTCCATTTCAATGCTTCCTTTGGTCTGCTCTTACGGTTCTATGTATTTGCACTTTCTCATTTAATTGGCTAAAGTTTGTGCTGCTGTGGTATCCttcataaagaaaaatgacacaagcctttatttttgtctcagtatgaagagaaataaaagactcTGAAAGTTTGAGAACAGTAAGTGGCCACAGGATGAGTCTGGGATAGGAATCCAGCAGAACATCCTGCTTTTGataacttctctctttttcaaatttcaagaaAACAGGTACTTTCTTATCAGAAAGTAAATACATGAGactgactttattttaaagatacaattCTACCACATACTTCTTAAAGTAAAATAGTTCACAAACTTTGGTACTTTAAATGTTACTAAACATTTCCTAATTTACCATTAATATTCCAGAGTACTGTAATATCACTGATAAGTCACGACGTTGGGCcaaaggtgtttttttgttttgttttgttttgtttttttaatcagaaagctAGTCAGTGGCCCAGCTGAGAGCTGGAACGCAAATGTTCTGGCTCCTCAAAAGAACTCTAATAAGAAGACACTAACAGGAAGTCTGtataatgaggtagaaaaatggCAGGTTGCCGAAGACCTTGAATTTCAATACAGCTGAAAGCAAAGGGTAAGAATTGTGCAAAAGATGTGACTCTTGAACTAGTAATATAAAGTCCTGACAGTCTAATCTTGGTTCTGGatctggttttttcttttttttaaaaaacctccttcaacaaatatttattaaacatctacttTGCGCCAGCACTGAAATGGTTGAAAGGATTAAGGAGATCCCTGTCCAGCAAGGAATTCAGTCTAATGGCGAAGATATGAAAGCGTTTACATACAGGGTGACTGGTGCCCTAAGGGGTAAGTACAACtacaagggaggggagaagatggGGAGTTTGccctgtagaaaaaaaaaaaaaaaaaagcacgttcCAGGCACAGAGAATAGGATGCACAAAGGCGACAAAATCACAAAGGAACATGGAGAGTTGGTAAAGTTCTACAAACGGATAAAAGTGGCCTAGGCCAACTCTGAAAGGTCTTCTAGACCAAGTACCATTGGTTTGCACAACACTTTCCACACTCTGAAATGCACTGTATCCCACCTGATTCACACAACCATCTATAATGGAAGCCACGTTAGGTTCTTCAGAGAAGTTGATtagccaaaggtcacacagctaccaaGTTGGGAAGCCAGCCTTCAGGACTCAAAAGCCGGCTTCCTTCCTGCTACTTCCCACAAATGCGGTAGAGATCTTTTACACAAAGCACCGGGTGCTCTCTGGAAGAAATGCTGTACTTAAGTGAAAGCTGACCTCCCACGGCTAGCCAGCCTTTCAATGCTGAAGTCACACGTCAGAGGTTAAGAATGAGCTACTTGAAAATACAGTTATGAGAAGAGAACCTGTGGTCCCCTTTCAGGGTCTACTTTCATTGGCCTGCTAACTAGGAAACCAAACTTTCATTCAACAAGTACTGAAGGATCTATTATGAGCAATtaatttagtatatgtgctgccgaagcgagcactatgagcaattaatttaaaacatattctttCTTTAGAGACTGGAGCTGGGTATAAGGAACCTATTCCCAGTTTTACTTTCATAGTAAAGATCTCCATTTTAGGTTTGAAGGGTGGGGGAAGTGCACCACACTCTAAGGAAATGTAGTATTTTCTCCAGAGCAAGCAGTTGAGGTGTGAAGACCAGATATACAATATTGAAACTTACTGTAAAATCCCTTTCACAGCAGCAGTTTGGGGTACCTTCATGGAATTGGTCAACCCTGGAGAAAAACATTCTTAGATGGGTTTACAATACAAACCCATCACAAACAACGCTATTCACCGAATCTGGTCTTAGACATGTGGTCTGACCACTTTTACCAACCTCTGAACCTCAGCGTCAGAGGCTCAGTGGCTGCCATGAGTTCTTCTGGACTTACTCCCCCCCAAAACAGCCACCATCGCTACCACATCTCTACAAGACCCCTGAGGTCTGTATGCACAGAACCACATTGCACAGCATGCAAATGCTGGTGACGTCACTTCAACAACTCCAGCTGGGGCTTGCCATTCCTCAGTACTCCACTGACAGGCTGGGCAGTACCAAATCGTACTTACAAGGGAGTCAGTCCTACACTAACATCCTGAAACATCCCTGTTCCCCAAGCATGCAGACAAATGTCTGCAGGCACTCAGAGACAGTCACAGCCAGGTGACTTCAGTAAAGAAAAGTCAGTGAAGGGCTGGGGCTGAATGCCAGGGCTATCTTCATGTAATCATTTGTTAAGTAAATTCGGAAGGGGTTTGTTTTAACCAACAATAAATACCTGAGACAGGATCCCTCAAATTTCTACCGTTTTCTCATTCAGACAGTCACGTGGACTCTTCATGTGAAATGTGCCTCTAGGAAGCAATGATGTGCAAATATCAAAGTACTGGAGAACACAGACGTGCTCTCCTCCACTCAGCTAAAAGGCCATTTTTCTCCTTCACAGCAGTCCCTACCTCTCCCCGCTTCCCAGTGGGACATCTGTGCCGGCCCCCCACTACTAGCAAAAGCTCAAGTCACCTCTCCGCCAATTCGCCTCAGCTCTCTGTACCTTGGGCTTACCACCCTAGCTCCAACTGTCCCCACAGCTCAGCATGACATACAGCCATCCTCCCCTaggaaggcaaaagaaaggaTACTTAAAATCAGAAGACTGgatttatgtctttttctctttaaccTCAACTCAGACTCACCACTTCTCCCAGGGATGAGAAGTTAGAAGACGGTTGATGATGTCTATTTACAgaactgctttaaaaatcaaatgcaatGTCTCAAAA from Panthera tigris isolate Pti1 chromosome D1, P.tigris_Pti1_mat1.1, whole genome shotgun sequence includes the following:
- the TMEM45B gene encoding transmembrane protein 45B isoform X1, whose product is MEMDWCPRTLMANFKGHALPGSFFLIVGLWWSVKYPLIYFHQKGKSSQLTHYHQRLEIIEAAIRTLFSVIGILAEQFVPDGPYFHLYHENQWVKLMNWQHSTMYLFFAVSGIVDMLTYLIAHVPLGVDRLVMAMAVFTEGFLFYYHVHNRPPLDQHIHSLLLCALFGGTFSIFLEVILRDNIVLQLFRTTLVILQGTWFWQIGFVLFPPFGAPEWDQKDEANIMFITMCFCWHYMAALCIVAINYSLVYCHLTRLKRCGGEIIGIQKLKSDHTYQTALLTGSDEE
- the TMEM45B gene encoding transmembrane protein 45B isoform X2, whose translation is MANFKGHALPGSFFLIVGLWWSVKYPLIYFHQKGKSSQLTHYHQRLEIIEAAIRTLFSVIGILAEQFVPDGPYFHLYHENQWVKLMNWQHSTMYLFFAVSGIVDMLTYLIAHVPLGVDRLVMAMAVFTEGFLFYYHVHNRPPLDQHIHSLLLCALFGGTFSIFLEVILRDNIVLQLFRTTLVILQGTWFWQIGFVLFPPFGAPEWDQKDEANIMFITMCFCWHYMAALCIVAINYSLVYCHLTRLKRCGGEIIGIQKLKSDHTYQTALLTGSDEE